AAATTTTTACTTTGGATGATTATGTTGCAAAAAATATCATCACTCCACATCAAAAGTCACTTTTAAGTGAAGCTGTGAAAAATCACAAAAATATTCTTGTTGTTGGTGGAACAGGGACAGGAAAAACCACCTTAACGAATGCAATCTTAAAAGAAATGACAGATACATGTCCAGAGGAACGCTTTGTAATTATTGAAGATACAGCTGAACTTCAATGTGCTGCACCTAATACTGTGACATTTCGAGCTGTTGAATATATTGATATGACGCGGTTGTTAAAGGTGACTATGCGTATGGCACCAGATCGCATTATTGTTGGCGAAGTAAGAGATGGCGCAGCTTTAGCTTTGTTAAAAAGCTGGAATACTGGACACCCAGGTGGAATAGCAACCGTTCACGCCAATGATGCAACAGCAGGATTGACAAGAATCCAACAGTTAATATCAGAAGCAACTATTGCTCCTATGCAATCACTGATAGCGGAAACAATTGATGTTGTCCTGAGTATTGAAAAGACCTCCTTA
The DNA window shown above is from Bartonella kosoyi and carries:
- the trbB gene encoding P-type conjugative transfer ATPase TrbB, with translation MAVTAFKGGRSSEQNRRLIEKMRFEFGQQVWDYLDDPTIIEIMLNPDGTLWVEHLGEPKKAVGVMDAHRAEAVMGTVATALGTQITKENPILECELPMNGSRFEAVIPPIVSAPTFTIRKKATKIFTLDDYVAKNIITPHQKSLLSEAVKNHKNILVVGGTGTGKTTLTNAILKEMTDTCPEERFVIIEDTAELQCAAPNTVTFRAVEYIDMTRLLKVTMRMAPDRIIVGEVRDGAALALLKSWNTGHPGGIATVHANDATAGLTRIQQLISEATIAPMQSLIAETIDVVLSIEKTSLGRKVKEIIEVCGYDHAINKYITNLIH